The Neodiprion lecontei isolate iyNeoLeco1 chromosome 2, iyNeoLeco1.1, whole genome shotgun sequence genome segment GTTCCAACAATGCACTTATCGCTGAAGAACCCTACGGATGCGACGCCTACCAGAGTCCCGTCGATGGTCAAAGGCCCTCCAGAATCCCCGGCACAAATGTTTTTAGGGTTCGGACCGTCGCCTCGTAAGCAAACCATTCTCCGAGGGACGTTCAAAGCAGTACACTCCGGTTTTCCTCCGCACTCTGGTGGGCTGTGCGCAAACGCCTCGTTGCACGTCTCCCAACTCTCGACCATCACATCCCCGGTCAGCAAACGGTCCGACAAAGTTCCATCCGTTTTAAGTCCCCATCCCGCAATGGTGCCTCTGGTACCAGGAGCGTACTGGGTGCCTGGTTCGGGGAGAGGGATCGTCTGGCATTGACCGCTGTTAAGGAGATTATCCGAGCTCTTCACCAGGCCGATGTCGTACGCGTTTTCGGCCGGAGTGTATTTGTCGTGGATGTAGCACTTGACCGCGGTCATTGTCGTGGTGTCGCCGGGCTGCCAACTCGATGGGAATATCTTCAAATTCGGACAGACGTCGTTGACTAGGGCGTGGGCGACGGTCAGGATCCAGCGACCGTCTATCACGTTTCCACTGGCGTGAGGACCGTCTGTGTGCAGGTGAACTATGTACTGAAAATCCTCCGGGTTTGCAGGAACCCCGTTGACGATACGCCGACCGGAACTGATGTTGCTGTATTTTGACAACGTCTCGTGGTCGAGTCCAAGTCCCTCGACAAGCAACACAGGGACCCATAGCAGAACACCCCATGATATATCGACCCTCATGGTTCAACTGGATTTGAAATATTACCTACGGTCAACACTTTACCGATTCATATATGCTTCGTGCGCAAATCACTTATCGTTTAACCGTCACGCTCGAATGAACGGAATTACCTTTCTACTTTGCGTACGCTAAAAGTCTGTGACTCCATTCGTCATTtgagtaattaaaaaactaACGGATATTTGTCATGCGCGATAAACGTGGTTGACGATCAATTAAGATAATATCAACTGTATACAGAAAATTACCACCACATCGTCTATTACATCTTAAACTCGCTTGCTATATACCGATTGATGTATCGTAGGCTAACTGAAATACGTGGTTTGtaagattttcaatattttcttcctttttttcttacggaaatttcaattctACCAGTCATTTCTAGCCTGATCAAATTTGATGAAACATTTCCAATCATctcggtataaaaaattattgcacaGGACAACTTAATCCTGCTTCGTCTTATTCTTGACGTCAAGGACTTACGCTGTACTCTCTAGTGTTCATTTTTCTCCTTAGTCGTACTCTCAGCTTGAAGTGGTAGGACCGTGGTCACTCTCTCGTGGCCGACGAGCTTCCTGAAACCAGAGCTTTCGGGCGGATCTTCGAAACGTCCAACAGCTCTCTTCGATGTATCGCAATACTCGTGGCGTTCTAATGGATCCCTCTATTGCTCGAAGAGTTGGTCAATCGATTATCGACGTCCGGCCTGTTCTCCAAAATTTCCTTAGAACAGACCGCTCGTAATTTTCCTCGTGATTTTTGCGCGAGAAACACACAATCCGTTTGCATGATTTATGTGGTTTGCATTCAACATTGCAGCAGGCCAAGCTCTACTCGGCGATCAGATGAAACATGATACAACATACAGAACTTGAATCGCAACGAATGACGGAAAATTTATTACCGTGTAAAAGTCTCGTTGGGTAAACGAAGAGACGTTTGGGACCGAAATATCTGTTcgtagataaatttttctaagaTACGCATGACTTTCAAAGTCAGTTTCCGTTTTGGTTTccctgaaatttcaaaaaacatCGTCGAACGTCCTGATTCGGACGTATTTCGCAAGCCAACTTGATCCTGCTTAATGTTATCCTTGACATGAAAGACTTATCCCAAGCTTTTccgtatttatttatctccTTAATCGCACTCTCGTTTTGAGATGGTACCGCAGTCACTTTTTCACGTCCGCCAAGCTTCCCGGGTGTCTGAAAATTCTTTTAACGCTCTAACGGATCGCTGTAAGTTGCTCGAGCAGCTCGATCGATATCACCGTCTTCCCTATTTTTATACAAGTATCCGTGCAATAATACTCGTGATTCCAAAAAACTGTGTAATGCAAATTCCGCTTGTCGATTTCGATTGTAGCGGCGGAGCAGAAATAATACTCgggtttttttcccctccgAGATGAACGAATCTCGATTCTCCAGACTTACAAACGCAGGGATCACGTCTTATCGTCCAATCAAACGATTGCAGCCCTTCGAGAATTGGATTTTAATGTAGACCCCGCGATATTTCAAAGTGCAACGAATCCCCTCGTAAATTTGTCTCGCCCCTTCAGCCTCGAGTTGCTTCTTTCGtcattgattaattattattcgtttcgatttaccGCCCTCTTCGTAATTTTCAACATTGAATCCTTTTCTCCTAGTCACCGTAAATCTCGAATCATCACCGAATCAGTGAAATCATAATTAATTCCGACTCATTTATATATCGGTGGGAAAAATCTgtgctttgaaaaatatctgacTGCACTCGGAACGTCAAGTCTTGATTCATTTTCGAACCAATAAGCAGTTACAAAGCGACGTGCATTAGTCACGCTATGAATAAAGTCGTACGTCCAcgattgatttttcacttccaCCTTTGTCAGCCGCACAATGAATAGTAAAATGAATTAATTCTTCGCTACCGAAGTAAATTTCGTCGTAAATCTCGACCGCCTgacattgatgaaaaaaaataaattaaaagaaatttgaaaaaaaaaaaaatctccttCTTCATCTGCTCACCCTGCAAGCGGTAATTGAAGTGCTccatcattttctttcttatatttttcatctataaCCAGTGTTTGACGAACGGTTTTACGGGTACTAAATCAATCCTCGATGAGGACACCGACGTTTtggtaatattttttgatttaggaaacagtttttttaaatttacactGTCTATTTTGCAGTGCCTATTTGACGGATACTTGGCACTATAGTAAGATTCCATGTTTCAATGAAACTTACACTCAACTCCTTCGTTGCTTGTCTATTTTAGACGGAATTATTAATAGCAACGTTGATTAAAACTCCTCAAAAGTTGTAATATCATACCTATACGCTTGGCGTCTGGAGTGATTCGCGGCCCTAATGAGACTTATCAAACTAATTATACATCGTAACAACGATCGCTCAGACACACGAGCTTCTTCATCGTTCCGAAACTGAGAAAGCTGAGACGTCGACGTTCCTCGTTTACTGCATAGTATGAGAATCTCTTATCTCTCATATAACCTCGTTGAATAATCacaaccttttttttttttttctctttctcaccGCCATTCAATTATCATCTACATTATATTTCGGATTAACCGATAATACAAGGGAGGCTACCCTATTGCCACGGAAGATAACTGCTCGAATTTCGAGTATACgaaaatttcgattctatatTAAAATTGGTGATATCGTTGggtttgaatttgaaattcctgAGTTTCGCTTACCCAGAATAATCGCAATGAATCAGAACTCCGTAATTAAATTCTAAAATTAACAAGGGGCAGACAGGAAGAGCAAACCCCCCTCTTCCTTGATCCCTTCCTCTCTTGAGATGtttcgaaacaaaaaagtCGCTTGAACCTCGGGTCGAAAAATGGCAATTgtgatattatatatttttaaaaatgtggCAAACATTGTTTTTCAGGAGGAGAGCAAAGTTCCCCCGACTGCCCGTCACGTGACTGAGGGATGGATCGAGGCCTCTCGTTC includes the following:
- the LOC107226622 gene encoding trypsin-7, whose amino-acid sequence is MRVDISWGVLLWVPVLLVEGLGLDHETLSKYSNISSGRRIVNGVPANPEDFQYIVHLHTDGPHASGNVIDGRWILTVAHALVNDVCPNLKIFPSSWQPGDTTTMTAVKCYIHDKYTPAENAYDIGLVKSSDNLLNSGQCQTIPLPEPGTQYAPGTRGTIAGWGLKTDGTLSDRLLTGDVMVESWETCNEAFAHSPPECGGKPECTALNVPRRMVCLRGDGPNPKNICAGDSGGPLTIDGTLVGVASVGFFSDKCIVGTVTMFTSIVDYLPWIYSFTHPEKNTNGFPVAPEFDKTIPA